The Dyadobacter sandarakinus DNA window CGAACAATGAAAATACGGGTAAGCCAAGCGTGCGGAAGTACCTGGCCTGCTGGTCGCTCACGGCAATGCGGGAGGCGAAATATTTCAGGACAGGATGGTTTTCATTTCGGACAGTCGTATCGGCTATGCCCTCCGGCATTTTGGTGATAAAAACCGTATCCAGTACAAACTGCTGGTTGGTAATGCCAAGCAGCCGGGCCAGGTTGGCAGCCTGTTCCTGCTCAAAATCGCGCGACTGGTTGATGCTGATCTTTGCATTGGATACCTCTGCATTGGCTAACGACGAATCCACGCCCGGGTTCAGCCCATTCTTCGCGCGGGTTACCACCACCGTTCTCAATGCATCCGCACGTTGCAGGTTGTTTTCCCACGAGCGGGTCAGCCGCTGGGCTACCAGCAGGTTGAGGTAAGCCGCAGCAACCCTTACTTCGTGCTGAAACAATTCCTGCTGCACATCATCCTCATCGCGAAGCACGGTTTTCTCGGCCACGCCGATGCGTTCACGTGCCCGGCCGAAAGCAAAAAAGTCCCAGTTGACGTTGGTGAGGTACAGCGAGCCGAAAGCGGCATTCCAGTTTTGCTTTGCCAGCGGAAGTCCCGAGGAAGCTACCGATAAGCCCATTCCGTAGAGCGGCCCGTTCTGACCATTTACCGTCCCATAATCCTGCTGGGCCGAAAGGTTCACGTTGGGCAGGTACTCTTTCCGGCTTTGCAGCACCGTAGCCTTCGAGGCGCTGAGATAGTTGTTTTTGGCTTTAATGGAAGGATAGTTGGTCAGGGCTGTCTCGACGGCCTGACGGAGGGTCAGTACCTGGCCTTTCGCCCGCGGTCTCCCGATGGAGAAGGTCAGTACCAGGATGAGGAAAGTCAGAAAACTTCTCGGCATATAGGAGATGATTAATAGCAACAGACGACCGCCCGGCAGGTTACGGGGGCAGCAGGCTGATTGGCTATGCAAATGTAATTATGTCACCACGGGTTCTATTTACTTCTTTCAAATAAAATGTTATAAAAATCAAACAGCTCAGCGTTCAAGCACCCGGTAAGACTTCGGCGTGATGCCCGTCTGCTTTTTGAAAAGATTGTTGAAGTAGGCGGGATACTCGAAACCCAGGCAAAAAGCAATTTCGGCCACACTCCAGTTGGAATGCCGCAGCATGACCTTAGATTGTTCCATGATACGCCCTATAATATGCTCCGTTGTCGTTTTACCTGTAATCTCTTTTAATGCGCGGTTGAGGTGGTTCACGTGTACACCCAGCTTGATGGCGTAATCCTTGGCTGTTTTTAATTTAAGCTTGTGCTCGGGCGATTCGATAGGAAATTGCCTTTCAAGCAGATCCTGAAAAAGGGAGGACAACCGGGCGGAGCCGTTGCTATACGGATCACTGGTATCGGAAGGTTGCATTTTCATAGCTTCATGCGAGATGACATTTACATAATTACGCATGAGATCGTATTTGTGGATATAGCTGGATTCGATCTCAGCATGCATTTTCCTGAACACAATCAGCAGGTATTCTTCCTGTTCCTTGCTTAAAAAATAGACGGGAATGCAATCATTCCGCAGGATGGGGCAATCTGTCACTGTTTTGGAACGGGTCATTGTACTAAGAAAATGATCCGTAAACAAGCACAGGTAACCTTCCTGCTCCTGCGACACGGCCTGCCATGTAAAGGGTACATTCCGGTTAAAGAATACCAGTGCATTGCGGTCGATCTCTACTTCATGACTCCCATAAGAAAGCCTTCCCTTACCCAGTATAAGCGATATCTGGTAAAAGTCGCGGCGGGCGTAGGAGGTATATTTCTGACAATACACCCGGGAGAACACATTGAAATGCCCCTCATCCCCACTTTCCCGACCGGGCCACCTGGATGCCTTGGCGGCCGGGTGCGTCTGGTAAAAATGTTCTACGGTCTCGCTCGGTATCATATATTGAAATTATGAGATTCAAATATCGGCTACAAACCGGAGCCGTTAAAAAGATGTTAAATAGGGTTGAATCGAATTAAATGACCAATTTTCCGGCTTAAAGCAGGCTTCCTGCTGCGGAGGTTAGCGCCGTACTTAGGAATGCTGCATGATGATTTAAAGCACACCACTGACGAGTTCGCGGGCATCGCTGACCTGGTAGCGGCCGGCTGCTTTGTAATTATCCGGCGAAAGCATCGGATTAATGTGCATTTTACGTCGGCTCTCATGGGTGAACACAACGAGTGAAGCCGGGCGCGCGGCATAACGGGGCGTAGTGCTGCAGGTACCAGCCGGGTACTTGCCGGAGCGCGCTATCCTGGCCGGGCCGTACACCGGAATGACGAGCCCGCCGGCATGCAGCCGGGCACCAGCGAAAGTGTTATTGGATTGCTTGTAGTTGTGGGCAGACGTGCGTGCATTGTTACGCGTTGTCGCCTCCACCCGACCCGGCGACAGCGCGAGTAAGGTAGAAAACAGGAGTGATGTGAAGAACATTGTGGTAGGTTATCCGGTACTGAACTTATTCATTGTCAAACAAAAATAAGTTTCATGCCAGTTACTTTTCATATGTTAATCAAACATTAACCTATAAAAATCAAATATCGAAGAAATTGGCCTTGAAAGGATTGGCACTCTGAAATGAAACAATTAACTTTTTTCACGACGGGCAGGATGCAACTACTTCTAACACCCAGATGCTCTCAGCAAACCGTAAAAACCTCAATATGAACTTTTTAATAAATCTTAGGATCTACCTGGGAAAGAAGAAGCCGGCCCGCAAGCACTCAGATCGTTTTCTGATGTCCTCACAAGCCGGCTTTCATTTGTTGCCGGTATTTACAATAATCAAACGTTATCAGACTAATCTACCGTCGGGTATGTCTCTGAGCTCTGATCGGCTATTGCTTCCGGCTGCTTCACCCGCTTGCTGAACGGTGTCTTGTAATTGGCAGGCGACGAGAGTGGGTCAAGCTGCATTTTTTCAACCGGACGTTCCCGAACAATCACCAATGCAGCAGGTCTTGGCGCATACTTTGGGGTGATCAGGTCGCCGGAGTTGCGCGCCTTCGAGAATCTGTTTACCGTGTTGTAGCTCGGTACTTTCACGGTACCCGCCTCACCGGCAAGTGCCCTGGCTTTTGCGGCTTTATTAGGATGTTTATAATTGTGGATGGATACTCCCGGATCCACAATAGACTGTGCTTTCAGTTCGGCAAAGGCGAGACTGAAAACGGCCAGCATAATGGTGATCTTTTTCATCTCAACAGCTATTTAAATGAATAAAACAGTTTGTCTTGGATGAAAATAGACACTTTTACGCAGAGAACCATTTTCTGGTAAGAATGGCAAAAAGTGTAAATGCTGGCTGGGAAGTGCTGGTTTTAATCTGGTTTCTGAGACAAAATGAAGGATTAGAAAAATTTGAGTTTACGATAATCACTGTTTTCGTAAAAATTTTTAAAAAGTACTGGAAATCGGTTTCATTTCTCAACGCAACAAAAAGTTTGAAAAAACTCCAGTTCTAATCAGATCTTAATAAATACCGTTTGATTTGAGGATTTCAGTCAATCAATGCACGCACGGATGTGAGGACGCCCTGGCAGATGCGTTCCACCGGCAGGTCATTACTGTCTTCGCCAAAAGGATCTTCAATCTCTTCTGCAATAACTTCAAGGCTTGCCAGGATGTAGAATACAAACATGACGAACGGAATTACCAGAAAATGCAGGCTGAAAACATAGCCGATCGGCAACGTGAGGCAGTATACAAAAATGAATTTCTTGATGAAGGAGCTGTATGAAAGCGGGATGGGTGTATTCCTGATCCGCTCGCATGCCCCGCAGATGTTCATCAATGCTTCAAGTTCATGATTCAGCACAATGACATGCTCGGGCAGGAGGACGCCGGTACGCTGCAATGTCACTACTTTGGAAAAAATGGCTGAGGCAATCTGAGCCGGAACGTGCCCGCCAGGATCAATCATGGACTGCCCAAAGCTGGTACTATCGTCAAACTCTTCACTGAGGTAACGGTTGCGCAAGTGATTTTTCATCGCAAACGCAAAGTTCGGGATCATCTTTCTGAAAAACTCGCGGTCAGCCCGGCTGGTGTCTTTATCCAAAAGTCCATTAATCTTAAGTGCGAGGTTCCGGCTAACGTTCATCATCGAACCCCATTGCTTGCGACCTTCCCACCAGCGGTCGTAGGCGGTATTGGTGCGGAATACCAGCAGGAGGGATATCACAAAGCCGAGCAGGGAGTGTACCAGTGAGACATTTTTCAGATCGGTGTTTTCACCGCCTTTCCAGACCTTCAATATCAGGTACGCGACAGCACCGGAGTAAATGGCAATCGTAACAATGAGTGGCGCAAGCTTGCGGACGGTATCCGCTTTTTGAAAGTAAAAGATGTACTTGAACCACTCCTTCGGATTATAGTCAATCATGCTAGTTTAACATTGTCAATTATCTTGTAAAACTCTTTAAAGCACTGTGCTGTGAGCTGTGCATCTTCGAGCGCATTGTGCGTACCCGTACTCCGTTCCAACCCGAAGTAGGAAGCCACGGCAGACAAGCTGAGTTGTTTGGGAACCGCCTTCCCATTACTACGAAGGATTTCAAAGCACAGGTAGGATATAGTATGCAGGTCGAGCATTTTGTTTGAGAAAGTCCAATCCACCTTTTCGCTCCGATAGGCAAACCGCAGAAAGTTAATATCGTAAACTACGCTCTGTCCACATATAATTACATCCGTAAACTTGCTTTTATTGTAGTTTAATTTTGTAATCCATTGTTCAAACATCGGTATCACTTCATAAATCATGGGTGCATCATCCAGCTCGTCGAGGGATAAACCGTGAATTTCTTCCGACCTGGACGAAAAGGCTTCTTCATTTTCAGGGTAAACGTTCTGCAGGAACGTACCTTTTGACTCCCACTGATCATCAAAGAATTCAGCACCGATCTGGATAATCTCGTTCCAGCCGGGCTCAGGACCGGTCATTTCAATATCAAGGACTAAGAATGGCATACAATTGTTAAGATCTGGGTGAGCGCAGGCATGAGGTGCAACTCTGCGTGGATTTTTGTGTTAAAATCTATGTAAACATCCCATTTTTGCGGTTCATTCCCAATAACACCTATTTGAATTCATATGGATTATCATAACGTTCCTTCTCCGTGCTTCGTCCTCGAAGAAGCTTTGCTGCATCAGAACCTCGCATTGATTGATAGTGTGCAAAAGGCTGCCGGGTGTACCATCATCCTGGCATTGAAGGGATTTTCCATGTACAGCGTATTCCCGACAGTTCGTCAGTACCTCAGCGGCGCCACTGCCAGCTCGCTCAATGAAGTGAAGCTGATCAACGATTTTATGCAGGTGAAAGCCCATACTTATATGCCGGCTTATCTTGAATCGGAGTTTGATGAAATACTGGACCGGAGCAGCCACATT harbors:
- a CDS encoding TolC family protein, which gives rise to MPRSFLTFLILVLTFSIGRPRAKGQVLTLRQAVETALTNYPSIKAKNNYLSASKATVLQSRKEYLPNVNLSAQQDYGTVNGQNGPLYGMGLSVASSGLPLAKQNWNAAFGSLYLTNVNWDFFAFGRARERIGVAEKTVLRDEDDVQQELFQHEVRVAAAYLNLLVAQRLTRSWENNLQRADALRTVVVTRAKNGLNPGVDSSLANAEVSNAKISINQSRDFEQEQAANLARLLGITNQQFVLDTVFITKMPEGIADTTVRNENHPVLKYFASRIAVSDQQARYFRTLGLPVFSLFGVFQGRGAGFHSSYASDQNAYTQSYFEGIKPVRYNYLLGIGATWNMTNVLRTRQQATAQNFISGALKEEYNLMDQQLRNQLIMSENKIRNAVANFREAPVQVQSATDAYNQKSVLYKNGLSNIVDVTQALYVVTRAETNRDVANSNLWQALLQKAAASGDFGIFLKQ
- a CDS encoding helix-turn-helix domain-containing protein, yielding MIPSETVEHFYQTHPAAKASRWPGRESGDEGHFNVFSRVYCQKYTSYARRDFYQISLILGKGRLSYGSHEVEIDRNALVFFNRNVPFTWQAVSQEQEGYLCLFTDHFLSTMTRSKTVTDCPILRNDCIPVYFLSKEQEEYLLIVFRKMHAEIESSYIHKYDLMRNYVNVISHEAMKMQPSDTSDPYSNGSARLSSLFQDLLERQFPIESPEHKLKLKTAKDYAIKLGVHVNHLNRALKEITGKTTTEHIIGRIMEQSKVMLRHSNWSVAEIAFCLGFEYPAYFNNLFKKQTGITPKSYRVLER
- a CDS encoding bestrophin family protein; this translates as MIDYNPKEWFKYIFYFQKADTVRKLAPLIVTIAIYSGAVAYLILKVWKGGENTDLKNVSLVHSLLGFVISLLLVFRTNTAYDRWWEGRKQWGSMMNVSRNLALKINGLLDKDTSRADREFFRKMIPNFAFAMKNHLRNRYLSEEFDDSTSFGQSMIDPGGHVPAQIASAIFSKVVTLQRTGVLLPEHVIVLNHELEALMNICGACERIRNTPIPLSYSSFIKKFIFVYCLTLPIGYVFSLHFLVIPFVMFVFYILASLEVIAEEIEDPFGEDSNDLPVERICQGVLTSVRALID
- a CDS encoding 3'-5' exonuclease; translation: MPFLVLDIEMTGPEPGWNEIIQIGAEFFDDQWESKGTFLQNVYPENEEAFSSRSEEIHGLSLDELDDAPMIYEVIPMFEQWITKLNYNKSKFTDVIICGQSVVYDINFLRFAYRSEKVDWTFSNKMLDLHTISYLCFEILRSNGKAVPKQLSLSAVASYFGLERSTGTHNALEDAQLTAQCFKEFYKIIDNVKLA